In the Dioscorea cayenensis subsp. rotundata cultivar TDr96_F1 chromosome 12, TDr96_F1_v2_PseudoChromosome.rev07_lg8_w22 25.fasta, whole genome shotgun sequence genome, one interval contains:
- the LOC120273689 gene encoding LEC14B homolog isoform X2 → MPIVEQIMAYAMRKLKFHVDECDGGESSGEAVLNQKNGELANSDHEIFHLTKLRSEPSEALRKSTHGPRSAPVSTVKMLLGREVNYSGRGKFSSADCSHVLGRYLPVNGPWHVDRMDSRAYVSQFSADGSLFVAGFQGSHIKIYDVENGWKVRKNILAKSLRWTITDTSLSPDQRYLVYSSMSPIIHIVNVGSESTESYANINDIHDGLDMSCHDDGAYSFGIFSVKFSTDGRELVAGSSDDSIYVYDLEENKLTLRIPAHSSDVNTVTFADESGHIIYSGSDDHLCKVWDRRCFNTREQAAGVLTGHLQGITFIDSRGDGRYFISNGKDQGIKLWDIRRMSSKADCSGPRLSSWDYRWMEYPAHAKHLRHPSDQSLATYQGHSVLRTLIRCYFSPAYSTGQRYIYTGSSDNCVYIYDVVTGELVSKLDNHYLTVRDCSWHPYYPTLGSSSWDGLVARWEFSSSVADPSLVKKNSRIVSEDSMFNHIFL, encoded by the exons ATGCCGATTGTTGAACAAATTATGGCTTATGCTATGCGTAAGCTGAAATTTCATGTGGATGAGTGTGATGGTGGGGAATCCAGCGGTGAAgctgttttaaatcaaaagaacGGTGAACTTGCTAATAGTGATCATGAGATTTTTCATCTGACTAAGCTCAGGTCAGAGCCCAGTGAAGCACTTCGTAAATCCACACATGGTCCACGAAGTGCTCCCGTTTCAACAGTCAAGATGTTGTTGGGAAGGGAAGTTAATTATTCTGGGAGGGGGAAGTTCTCTTCAGCTGATTGCTCGCATGTTCTTGGTCGCTATTTGCCTGTCAATGGCCCTTGGCATGTGGACAGAATGGATTCAAGAGCATATGTTTCTCAATTTTCAGCAGATGGTTCACTTTTTGTTGCTGGATTTCAG GGAAGTCATATCAAAATATATGATGTTGAAAATGGATGGAAAGTACGGAAAAATATTCTTGCCAAAAGCTTGCGATGGACAATCACTGACACATCTCTTTCTCCTGATCAACGTTATCTT GTTTATTCTAGCATGTCACCTATCATTCACATTGTCAATGTTGGAAGTGAATCAACAGAGTCATATGCGAACATTAAT GATATTCATGACGGATTGGACATGTCATGTCATGATGATGGGGCTTACTCTTTTGGAATATTTTCTGTGAAGTTTTCAACTGATGGTCGTGAGCTTGTTGCTGGAAGCAGTGATGACTCAATATATGTTTATGACCTTGAAGAAAATAAGTTGACTTTACGTATTCCAGCTCATTCG TCTGATGTGAACACGGTGACCTTTGCTGATGAAAGTGGCCATATCATATATTCTGGAAGTGATGATCATTTATGCAAG GTATGGGACAGACGGTGTTTCAATACTAGAGAGCAGGCAGCAGGAGTTTTGACAGGTCATTTACAAggtattacttttattgataGCCGTGGTGATGGTCGTTATTTCATTTCGAATGGTAAAGATCAAGGCATCAAACTTTGGGACATTAGAAGAATGTCCTCCAAGGCAGATTG TTCTGGACCTAGGCTTTCTAGTTGGGATTATCGATGGATGGAATACCCAGCTCATGCAAAACATTTGAGGCATCCATCTGACCAATCATTGGCTACGTACCAAGGCCATTCAGTCTTGCGCACTCTCATTCGGTGCTACTTCTCACCTGCTTATAG TACTGGTCAGAGGTACATCTACACAGGATCTAGCGACAACTGTGTTTACATATATGACGTG GTAACCGGTGAACTGGTGTCGAAATTGGATAACCATTATCTTACTGTAAGAGACTGCAGTTGGCATCCGTACTACCCGACTCTCGGCAGTTCTTCATGGGATGGACTGGTTGCTAGATGGGAATTTTCAAGTAGTGTTGCTGATCCTTCTTTAGTGAAGAAAAACAGTAGGATAGTTTCTGAAGACAGTATGTTCAACCATATATTTCTGTAA
- the LOC120273689 gene encoding LEC14B homolog isoform X1 — translation MIGSWMPESWRAPRRFLALIAFKTLTFIAPGAPTLDPNLHRSSVIVPIESMPIVEQIMAYAMRKLKFHVDECDGGESSGEAVLNQKNGELANSDHEIFHLTKLRSEPSEALRKSTHGPRSAPVSTVKMLLGREVNYSGRGKFSSADCSHVLGRYLPVNGPWHVDRMDSRAYVSQFSADGSLFVAGFQGSHIKIYDVENGWKVRKNILAKSLRWTITDTSLSPDQRYLVYSSMSPIIHIVNVGSESTESYANINDIHDGLDMSCHDDGAYSFGIFSVKFSTDGRELVAGSSDDSIYVYDLEENKLTLRIPAHSSDVNTVTFADESGHIIYSGSDDHLCKVWDRRCFNTREQAAGVLTGHLQGITFIDSRGDGRYFISNGKDQGIKLWDIRRMSSKADCSGPRLSSWDYRWMEYPAHAKHLRHPSDQSLATYQGHSVLRTLIRCYFSPAYSTGQRYIYTGSSDNCVYIYDVVTGELVSKLDNHYLTVRDCSWHPYYPTLGSSSWDGLVARWEFSSSVADPSLVKKNSRIVSEDSMFNHIFL, via the exons ATGATTGGAAGTTGGATGCCAGAGTCTTGGAGAGCTCCCCGCCGCTTTCTTGCTCTCATCGCCTTCAAAACCCTCACTTTCATCGCTCCCGGAGCTCCAACCTTGGATCCAAACCTTCATCGGAGCTCAGTTATCGTCCCAATAG AATCGATGCCGATTGTTGAACAAATTATGGCTTATGCTATGCGTAAGCTGAAATTTCATGTGGATGAGTGTGATGGTGGGGAATCCAGCGGTGAAgctgttttaaatcaaaagaacGGTGAACTTGCTAATAGTGATCATGAGATTTTTCATCTGACTAAGCTCAGGTCAGAGCCCAGTGAAGCACTTCGTAAATCCACACATGGTCCACGAAGTGCTCCCGTTTCAACAGTCAAGATGTTGTTGGGAAGGGAAGTTAATTATTCTGGGAGGGGGAAGTTCTCTTCAGCTGATTGCTCGCATGTTCTTGGTCGCTATTTGCCTGTCAATGGCCCTTGGCATGTGGACAGAATGGATTCAAGAGCATATGTTTCTCAATTTTCAGCAGATGGTTCACTTTTTGTTGCTGGATTTCAG GGAAGTCATATCAAAATATATGATGTTGAAAATGGATGGAAAGTACGGAAAAATATTCTTGCCAAAAGCTTGCGATGGACAATCACTGACACATCTCTTTCTCCTGATCAACGTTATCTT GTTTATTCTAGCATGTCACCTATCATTCACATTGTCAATGTTGGAAGTGAATCAACAGAGTCATATGCGAACATTAAT GATATTCATGACGGATTGGACATGTCATGTCATGATGATGGGGCTTACTCTTTTGGAATATTTTCTGTGAAGTTTTCAACTGATGGTCGTGAGCTTGTTGCTGGAAGCAGTGATGACTCAATATATGTTTATGACCTTGAAGAAAATAAGTTGACTTTACGTATTCCAGCTCATTCG TCTGATGTGAACACGGTGACCTTTGCTGATGAAAGTGGCCATATCATATATTCTGGAAGTGATGATCATTTATGCAAG GTATGGGACAGACGGTGTTTCAATACTAGAGAGCAGGCAGCAGGAGTTTTGACAGGTCATTTACAAggtattacttttattgataGCCGTGGTGATGGTCGTTATTTCATTTCGAATGGTAAAGATCAAGGCATCAAACTTTGGGACATTAGAAGAATGTCCTCCAAGGCAGATTG TTCTGGACCTAGGCTTTCTAGTTGGGATTATCGATGGATGGAATACCCAGCTCATGCAAAACATTTGAGGCATCCATCTGACCAATCATTGGCTACGTACCAAGGCCATTCAGTCTTGCGCACTCTCATTCGGTGCTACTTCTCACCTGCTTATAG TACTGGTCAGAGGTACATCTACACAGGATCTAGCGACAACTGTGTTTACATATATGACGTG GTAACCGGTGAACTGGTGTCGAAATTGGATAACCATTATCTTACTGTAAGAGACTGCAGTTGGCATCCGTACTACCCGACTCTCGGCAGTTCTTCATGGGATGGACTGGTTGCTAGATGGGAATTTTCAAGTAGTGTTGCTGATCCTTCTTTAGTGAAGAAAAACAGTAGGATAGTTTCTGAAGACAGTATGTTCAACCATATATTTCTGTAA
- the LOC120273523 gene encoding systemin receptor SR160-like — protein MNMHKPLLLLWLISMMIGAIIITTTTTVAAMLNPIDFLALQEIHSSLEDTPGSNFLLAWDFSSDPCSFPGVLCSPTTNRVVSLSLGDPRAGAPGLTGKLHPSLSLLSELTDLSLVPGRVYGPIPPSLSLLRRLRFLALSENFLSGPIPQSLSSLPSLQTLDLSFNLLSGSIPPPPPSLSSLILSHNRLSGTIPSAIGGNPRLLRLDLKHNHLTGEIPPLPQSLRYLALSSNNLSGEVRNVLPRLRMINYLDLSSNQLSGEIPGEIFGFDSLSVLLLQRNRFSGEVRPEGRVGIGRVDLSYNRLTGVVPEELATVESLYLNSNRFTGAVPMRFVERLMGGSSGLQVLYLQHNFLTGIEISPAAKIPGSAAVCLRYNCMVPPAVESCPGNAGEPRSRSPEQCPEWRG, from the exons atgaatatgcacaagcctttgttgttgttgtggttgatATCCATGATGATTGgagcaataataataacaacaacaacaacagttgCTGCAATGTTAAACCCAATAGACTTTCTTGCTCTACAAGAAATCCACTCTTCTTTAGAAGACACACCAGGGTCCAACTTCCTCCTCGCCTGGGACTTCTCCTCCGACCCCTGCTCTTTCCCCGGCGTGCTCTGCAGCCCTACCACCAACCGCGTCGTCTCCCTCTCCCTCGGCGATCCCCGCGCCGGCGCCCCCGGTCTCACCGGCAAGCTCCACCCCTCCCTCTCCCTCCTCTCCGAACTCACCGACCTCTCCCTCGTCCCCGGCCGAGTCTACGGCCCTATCCCTCCCTCCCTTTCCCTTCTCCGCCGTCTCCGCTTCCTCGCCCTCTCCGAGAACTTCCTCTCCGGCCCAATCCCTCAATCCCTCTCTTCCCTTCCTTccctccaaaccctagatctCAGCTTCAATCTCCTCTCCGGCTCTATCCCTCCTCCTCCAccttctctctcctctctcatCCTCTCCCACAACCGCCTCTCCGGCACGATTCCCTCCGCCATCGGTGGCAACCCTCGCCTTCTCCGCCTCGACCTCAAGCACAACCATCTCACCGGTGAGATCCCTCCTCTCCCTCAATCCCTCCGTTATTTAGCCCTCTCTTCTAATAATCTCTCCGGCGAGGTCCGCAATGTGCTTCCGCGGCTCCGGATGATTAACTACCTCGATCTCAGCTCTAACCAACTCTCCGGCGAGATCCCCGGTGAGATCTTCGGGTTTGATTCGTTGTCCGTGTTGCTTCTCCAGAGGAATAGGTTTTCCGGGGAGGTCAGGCCGGAGGGGAGAGTGGGGATTGGGAGGGTGGATTTGAGCTATAATCGGCTCACCGGAGTGGTGCCGGAGGAGCTGGCGACGGTGGAGAGCTTGTACTTGAATAGCAATAGGTTCACCGGCGCCGTTCCGATGAGATTTGTGGAGAGATTGATGGGGGGATCATCAGGGTTGCAGGTGTTGTATTTGCAGCACAACTTCTTGACGGGGATTGAGATCTCGCCGGCGGCGAAGATTCCTGGATCGGCAGCGGTTTGTTTGAGGTATAACTGTATGGTTCCGCCGGCGGTGGAGTCGTGCCCGGGGAACGCCGGAGAGCCGAGGTCGAGGTCGCCGGAGCAGTGCCCGGAATGGAGAGG GTAA